A genomic window from Populus nigra chromosome 7, ddPopNigr1.1, whole genome shotgun sequence includes:
- the LOC133699781 gene encoding pheophorbide a oxygenase, chloroplastic-like, producing MALLLSTTCISKSLTQTNPKASPFLLTKTFNTKQPITRVRKISPLHVAAPPSQSPPSVRKEEEEEEEYGVDDESGEEVFDSKFTWRDHWYPVSLLEDLDPLLPTPFQLLGRDLVLWFDKANQEWVAFDDKCPHRLAPLSEGRIDENGHLQCSYHGWSFDGCGSCTRIPQALPEGPEARAVKSPRACATRFPTMVSQGLLFVWPDENGWERAQATKPPMLPDDFNKPEFSTVTIQRDLFYGYDTLMENVSDPSHIDFAHHKVTGRRDRAKPLEFKLESSGPWGFAGANDGNPRITAEFVAPCYYVNKVEIDTKLPIVGDQKWIIWICSFNVPMAPGKTRSIVCSARNFFQFTMPGPAWWQVIPRWHEHWTSNKVYDGDMIVLQGQEKTFLSQSMGGSADINKQYTKLTFTPTQADRFVLAFRSWLRRHGNSKPEWFGLTDKQPLPSAVLSKREMLDRFEQHTKKCSSCKKAYTSFQTLQKFLIGATIAFCATVGIPSDVQLRVVLAALALASAGSAYALNQLEKNFVFVDYVHAEID from the exons atggCTCTACTTCTATCTACCACTTGCATCTCCAAATCTTTAACACAAACTAATCCCAAAGCCTCCCCTTTTTTACTCACCAAAACCTTTAACACAAAACAACCAATTACAAGAGTTCGAAAGATCTCTCCTTTACATGTAGCGGCACCTCCCTCACAGTCACCACCATCTGTacgaaaagaagaagaagaagaagaagagtatgGGGTTGATGATGAGAGTGGAGAGGAGGTTTTTGATTCTAAATTCACTTGGAGGGACCATTGGTACCCTGTTTCTTTACTTGAGGATTTGGACCCTCTCTTGCCAACCCCATTTCAGCTTCTGGGTCGTGACTTGGTTCTCTGGTTTGATAAGGCTAATCAGGAATGGGTTGCTTTTGATGATAAATGTCCTCACAGACTTGCCCCTTTATCT GAAGGAAGGATCGATGAAAATGGGCACCTGCAATGTTCATACCATGGATGGTCATTTGATGGGTGTGGGTCTTGCACACGAATCCCTCAGGCTTTACCTGAAGGCCCTGAAGCTCGTGCAGTCAAGTCTCCAAGAGCTTGTGCTACCAGATTTCCTACAATGGTGTCCCAAGGTCTGCTCTTTGTTTGGCCAGATGAGAATGGTTGGGAAAGAGCTCAAGCCACCAAGCCTCCCAT GTTACCTGATGACTTCAATAAACCTGAGTTCTCAACGGTGACAATTCAGCGTGATTTGTTCTATGGTTATGATACCCTCATGGAGAATGTTTCTGATCCTTCACACATTGACTTTGCGCACCACAAG GTTACAGGAAGGAGAGATAGAGCCAAGCCTTTGGAATTTAAGTTGGAGTCTAGTGGCCCCTGGGGCTTTGCTGGAGCCAATGATGGGAACCCAAGGATCACTGCTGAGTTTGTTGCACCTTGTTACTATGTGAATAA AGTGGAGATAGACACAAAACTTCCCATCGTTGGTGATCAGAAATGGATAATATGGATTTGTTCCTTCAATGTGCCAATGGCACCTGGGAAGACCCGTTCAATTGTTTGCAGTGCTCGAAACTTCTTCCAGTTCACAATGCCCGGGCCTGCATGGTGGCAg GTGATTCCAAGATGGCATGAGCATTGGACTTCAAATAAGGTATATGATGGAGACATGATCGTCCTTCAGGGTCAAGAGAAGACATTTCTTTCACAATCCATGGGAGGTTCTGCTGATATTAATAAGCAGTACACAAAACTCACATTCACACCCACTCAAGCAGATCGGTTTGTTTTGGCATTTCGTAGTTGGCTGAGGCGACATGGCAACAGCAAACCTGAGTGGTTTGGGCTCACTGACAAACAACCTTTGCCATCAGCAGTTTTATCAAAACGTGAG ATGTTGGATAGATTTGAACAACACACAAAAAAGTGCTCATCGTGTAAAAAGGCTTATACATCATTCCAGACACTGCAAAAGTTTTTAATAGGTGCAACCATTGCTTTCTGTGCAACGGTTGGAATTCCTTCGGATGTTCAACTTCGAGTTGTTTTGGCTGCCCTTGCACTTGCCAGTGCCGGCTCGGCTTATGCTTTGAATCAACTTGAAAAGAATTTTGTGTTTGTTGATTATGTACATGCTGAGATTGATTAG
- the LOC133700248 gene encoding protein SENSITIVE TO PROTON RHIZOTOXICITY 2 — protein MISGDSSCFPSASSQGLHMYQAVTEDVVSSTLEASSSSEAHSNSLLYNLSLLKDKVHQVESLISILIAPDHSQPNDKSTSVALANMSTMIQEIIVAASSVMFTCQQMGIGKDISGNNINTNDLHQPRGRKVEESSLLSQPNFGGNHAGNIGQERGQSFFSPESFDWCSDNYNDNCNTNENIRGIHVTSNNRVDIRREILSQGGEGILQGQSPKNYDIIELDAADLLAKYTHYCQVCGKGFKRDANLRMHMRAHGDEYKTTAALSNPMKNNPTATPENKEAAMKLPRKYSCPHEGCRWNRKHAKFQPLKSMICVKNHYKRSHCPKMYVCKRCNRKQFSVLSDLRTHEKHCGDLKWLCSCGTTFSRKDKLMGHVALFFGHTPAISGLTRPTKFENQAMQMHLDHDRG, from the exons ATGATTTCAGGGGACTCTTCTTGCTTCCCTAGTGCCTCCTCACAAGGCTTGCATATGTATCAAGCTGTGACAGAAGATGTCGTTTCTTCAACTCTTGAAGCAAGTTCCAGCTCAGAGGCTCATTCAAATTCTCTTCTCTACAATCTCTCCCTTCTCAAAGACAAGGTCCATCAAGTGGAGTCGTTGATCAGCATCCTTATCGCACCTGATCATAGCCAGCCTAATGATAAGTCAACTTCGGTAGCTTTAGCCAACATGAGCACCATGATTCAAGAAATAATTGTCGCTGCATCTTCAGTGATGTTCACGTGCCAACAGATGGGTATTGGTAAAGATATTTCAGGCAACAATATCAACACAAATGACTTGCACCAGCCGCGTGGCCGCAAGGTTGAAGAAAGTTCCTTGTTATCACAACCAAATTTTGGTGGCAACCATGCTGGTAACATCGGCCAAGAAAGAGGGCAAAGCTTCTTCTCTCCCGAATCTTTTGACTGGTGCAGTGATAACTATAATGACAACTGTAATACTAATGAGAATATTCGAGGAATCCATGTTACCAGCAATAATAGGGTTGATATTAGGAGAGAAATATTGTCTCAAGGGGGTGAAGGTATTTTACAAGGGCAATCACCAAAGAATTATGATATCATCGAATTGGATGCAGCCGATTTATTAGCCAAGTATACTCATTATTGCCAAGTATGTGGCAAAGGGTTCAAGCGTGATGCTAATTTGAGGATGCATATGAGAGCCCATGGTGATGAATACAAGACTACTGCAGCTTTGAGCAATCCGATGAAGAACAACCCAACTGCAACGCCAGAAAATAAAGAAGCTGCAATGAAATTGCCTAGAAAATATTCGTGTCCACATGAAGGGTGTAGGTGGAACAGGAAACACGCCAAGTTCCAGCCACTGAAATCCATGATTTGTGTAAAAAATCATTACAAGAGGAGCCATTGCCCCAAGATGTATGTTTGCAAGCGTTGCAATAGGAAGCAATTCTCGGTGCTGTCTGATCTACGGACTCATGAGAAGCACTGTGGGGATCTCAAGTGGCTATGCTCATGTGGTACAACATTTTCAAGGAAGGATAAGCTTATGGGTCATGTTGCCTTGTTCTTTGGGCACACTCCAGCTATAAGTGGTTTGACAAGGCCTACAAAATTCGAGAACCAGGCAATGCAAATGCATCTAGATCATGATAG GGGATGA
- the LOC133699043 gene encoding uncharacterized protein LOC133699043, with translation MTRTRNVIVATGLLAFAAAGLAFPFYMASSRGKPVIDPSKPLPPQATFRGPYINTGSRDIGPDPGPYPKK, from the exons ATGACCCGGACACGTAATGTCATTGTTGCCACTGGATTACTGGCTTTTGCTGCTGCAGGCTTGGCATTTCCCTTCTACATGGC ATCATCCAGGGGTAAGCCAGTGATTGACCCATCAAAGCCGTTGCCACCACAGGCGACTTTCCGAGGGCCTTACATAAACACAGGTTCACGTGACATTGGACCTGATCCTGGGCCTTACCCAAAGAAGTAA